The following are encoded together in the Acidobacteriota bacterium genome:
- a CDS encoding GWxTD domain-containing protein, producing MLTLRNSVAAGLILLASASTDAAGQSQSDEERREKMLREEQEDYYRKWLREDVVYIITQEEREIFQSLTADDERDAFIEQFWRRRDPDPRTTYNEFKEEHYRRVAYANERYASGVEGWYTDRGRIYITYGPPNTIDDHMGGMYRRRPEEGGGWTSTYAFQRWFYNYIPGIGSGIEIEFVDASRTGEYKLALRPSEKDALWVSGGGPTRWEQMGLATRDGSMVSDLAMRRLGLETEPMYMRGAKPFDRLRQYFDLRRPPEFKFEKLATEVETRILYNPIPLKVVSAVYRVGQNAFLIPLTVQIPATELSYAQFGESNQRATVEIYGKVEDLSGKVVYEFEDTLAGDKGVDEILSTETHFLYQKQIPLRPGRFKFNLVAKDTRSQRVSQAATSIHVSESKAGNLATSSLILADGLASSAREETLSDPFNTPSGLKVFPNITREFRTGSKLHVYTEIYELQVDQAMLAPLVQAKLLVFRGRDQILVEEPRMIQLDDRVVLIQEMELKDLVPGTYRIMLQVQDQVSGQSLVEPASFKIQGAETS from the coding sequence ATGCTCACCCTTCGAAACTCGGTGGCCGCCGGCTTGATCCTGCTGGCGTCCGCTTCGACGGACGCCGCCGGGCAATCCCAAAGCGACGAAGAGCGCCGCGAGAAGATGCTCCGGGAGGAGCAGGAGGACTACTACCGGAAGTGGCTCCGGGAGGACGTGGTCTACATCATCACCCAAGAGGAACGGGAGATCTTCCAGAGCCTGACTGCCGACGACGAGCGCGACGCCTTCATCGAGCAGTTCTGGAGGCGGAGGGACCCGGACCCCAGGACCACCTACAACGAATTCAAGGAAGAACACTACCGCCGCGTCGCCTACGCCAACGAACGCTACGCTTCCGGCGTGGAGGGCTGGTACACGGACCGGGGCCGCATCTACATCACCTACGGCCCCCCCAACACCATCGACGACCACATGGGGGGCATGTATCGGCGCCGGCCCGAAGAGGGGGGCGGCTGGACCAGCACCTATGCCTTCCAGCGCTGGTTCTACAACTACATTCCGGGCATCGGATCGGGGATCGAGATCGAGTTCGTGGACGCCAGCAGGACGGGGGAATACAAGCTGGCGCTGAGGCCCTCCGAGAAGGACGCCCTCTGGGTGAGCGGCGGAGGGCCGACCCGCTGGGAACAGATGGGCCTGGCGACCCGCGACGGAAGCATGGTCTCCGACCTGGCCATGCGGCGCCTGGGCCTGGAAACGGAGCCCATGTACATGAGGGGCGCCAAGCCCTTCGACCGCCTGCGGCAATATTTCGACCTTCGCAGGCCTCCCGAGTTCAAGTTCGAAAAGCTGGCCACCGAAGTGGAGACCCGGATTCTTTACAATCCGATCCCGCTTAAGGTCGTCTCCGCCGTCTACCGCGTGGGTCAGAACGCCTTCCTGATTCCTCTGACCGTCCAGATTCCCGCCACCGAACTGTCGTACGCGCAGTTCGGCGAATCGAACCAACGGGCGACGGTCGAAATCTACGGCAAGGTCGAGGACCTGTCAGGGAAGGTGGTGTACGAGTTCGAGGACACTCTGGCGGGAGACAAGGGAGTCGACGAGATCCTGAGCACCGAGACCCATTTCCTCTACCAGAAGCAGATTCCGCTCCGGCCGGGACGCTTCAAGTTCAACCTGGTGGCCAAGGACACGCGTAGCCAGCGGGTGTCCCAGGCCGCGACCTCCATTCACGTCAGCGAGTCGAAGGCCGGGAACCTGGCCACCAGCAGCCTCATTCTGGCGGACGGGTTGGCCTCATCCGCACGGGAAGAGACGCTGTCGGACCCGTTCAACACGCCCAGCGGGCTGAAGGTCTTTCCCAACATCACCCGCGAGTTCCGGACCGGATCGAAGTTGCACGTCTACACCGAAATCTACGAGCTCCAGGTGGACCAGGCCATGCTGGCGCCGCTGGTCCAGGCCAAGCTCCTGGTCTTCCGCGGAAGGGACCAGATCCTGGTGGAAGAGCCCCGGATGATCCAACTGGACGACCGCGTGGTGTTGATCCAGGAGATGGAGCTCAAGGACCTGGTTCCCGGCACCTACCGGATCATGCTGCAGGTCCAGGACCAGGTCTCGGGCCAGTCCCTGGTGGAGCCGGCGAGCTTCAAGATCCAAGGAGCGGAGACATCCTAG
- a CDS encoding phytanoyl-CoA dioxygenase family protein, translating into MHEDPMDVLRRDGYVILRSVIPVDKVGAVRRSVAATVREHTSLPLPQGYVTGFLRLNQAIAPYLTHPRIMAVVDELFGDNARISMLTGTINGPGLQRGTVHADWPYNQDQFSCVRAPYPDVILNLVTMWMMSRFTRANGGTMVIPGSHLRNRAPRKGTDLDPNSVFEGETQIEGNPGDVAVFDARTWHSIAPNVTNEERVGVLVRYAPWWVNLGPLRPGSRDRKQIIEDRGGGDHTDPKVQPLPESVYQRLPADVQPLVYHMVVPD; encoded by the coding sequence ATGCATGAAGATCCGATGGACGTGCTCCGCCGTGACGGTTATGTGATTCTGCGATCGGTCATTCCGGTCGACAAGGTGGGTGCGGTTCGAAGAAGTGTCGCCGCGACGGTTCGCGAGCACACGAGCCTGCCCCTGCCCCAGGGATACGTCACCGGTTTCCTCCGCTTGAATCAGGCCATCGCCCCCTACCTGACCCATCCCCGGATCATGGCCGTCGTCGACGAGCTCTTCGGCGACAACGCCCGCATCTCCATGCTCACCGGAACCATCAACGGTCCCGGACTTCAGCGGGGGACAGTCCACGCCGACTGGCCCTACAACCAGGACCAGTTCTCCTGCGTCCGTGCCCCCTATCCCGACGTGATCTTGAATCTGGTGACCATGTGGATGATGTCCCGGTTCACCCGGGCCAACGGCGGAACCATGGTGATCCCCGGCAGCCACTTGCGGAACCGGGCTCCCCGAAAAGGGACCGACCTGGATCCCAACTCGGTATTCGAGGGGGAGACCCAGATCGAGGGAAACCCCGGAGACGTGGCCGTCTTCGATGCCCGGACCTGGCACAGCATCGCGCCCAACGTGACCAACGAGGAGCGGGTCGGGGTCCTGGTTCGATACGCTCCCTGGTGGGTCAACCTGGGGCCGTTGCGCCCCGGCAGCCGCGACCGGAAGCAGATCATCGAGGATCGGGGAGGAGGCGACCATACCGATCCCAAGGTCCAGCCCCTGCCGGAATCGGTCTATCAACGCCTCCCCGCCGACGTGCAGCCCCTCGTCTACCACATGGTGGTTCCGGACTAG
- a CDS encoding class I SAM-dependent methyltransferase, with product MEQYDSIAEAYRDSKQLPFRHLIERFTLFELLGDIRGNRVLDLACGDGFYTRLLKRAGAAEVTGVDVSREMIRLAEREERRSPLGCTYLQRDAAAFAPAEPVDLVVATYLLNYARTRERLLRFCRVCHDALRPGGRFSGVNDNVRNPPVESVSLQKYGLEKSCPPQPKEGDVILYAITNEDGQRFEFENYYLEPRSYERAFRAAGFRDFRWVELSLHPSQQDNPFWDDFMASPPITAFTASRPV from the coding sequence ATGGAACAATACGACTCCATCGCTGAAGCCTACCGGGATTCCAAGCAACTCCCGTTTCGGCACCTGATCGAGCGGTTCACACTGTTCGAGCTCCTGGGAGACATTCGAGGAAACAGGGTCCTGGACCTGGCCTGCGGGGACGGCTTCTACACGCGCCTGCTGAAAAGGGCCGGCGCTGCCGAGGTCACGGGCGTCGACGTCTCCAGGGAAATGATTCGATTGGCGGAACGGGAAGAAAGGCGAAGTCCTCTCGGTTGCACTTATCTGCAGCGGGACGCCGCGGCTTTCGCACCGGCGGAGCCGGTCGACCTGGTCGTCGCCACGTATCTGCTGAACTACGCCCGCACTCGGGAGCGGCTCCTCCGCTTCTGCCGGGTCTGCCACGACGCGCTACGGCCGGGAGGACGTTTCTCCGGCGTGAACGACAACGTCCGGAATCCGCCCGTGGAGTCCGTTTCCCTGCAAAAATACGGCCTGGAGAAATCCTGCCCGCCCCAGCCGAAGGAAGGGGACGTCATTCTGTACGCCATCACCAACGAGGACGGGCAGCGATTCGAGTTCGAAAACTACTACCTCGAACCGCGCAGCTACGAGCGCGCCTTCCGCGCCGCCGGTTTCCGGGACTTCCGATGGGTGGAGCTGTCGCTGCACCCGTCCCAGCAAGACAATCCCTTCTGGGACGATTTCATGGCCTCCCCGCCCATCACCGCCTTCACCGCGTCAAGACCGGTGTGA